In Alistipes ihumii AP11, a genomic segment contains:
- the nadB gene encoding L-aspartate oxidase — protein MNIETDFLVIGSGIAGLSFALKAAEYGRVTIVTKGELGECNTDYAQGGIASVMYEPDTFEKHIRDTMVCGAGICDPAAVEQVVTRAPSVIKQLIQWGTKFDKDASGRYDLNREGGHSEHRILHHDDLTGHEIERALMKRVKRHHNIDIYEHHFAVDILTQHHLGRLVKKSTPDITCFGAYVLNLKKHEIYTVLAKVTVMATGGVGNIYHTTTNPSVATGDGVAMVHRAKGVIENMEFIQFHPTSLYNPGERPSFLITEAMRGFGGLLRLQNGKEFMQKYHPMGSLAPRDVVARSIDHELKISGEEFVYLDITHKDPKEVMSHFPNIYKKCLSIGIDLTKDMIPVVPAAHYCCGGIKVNLNGESSIRRLYALGEASSTGLHGGNRLASNSMMEAAVYADAAARHAISVIDSIELQRDIPAWDYEGTAVPEEMALITQDYKEMQQIMTNYVGIVRSDVRLERAKRRLEIIFKETEELYLKSTLSQHLCELRNMIAVGYLIIKQAEARHESVGLHYSIDYPAKPVEI, from the coding sequence ATGAACATCGAAACGGATTTTCTGGTTATCGGCAGCGGCATCGCCGGACTGAGCTTTGCGCTGAAAGCGGCCGAATACGGCCGGGTCACGATCGTCACCAAGGGCGAGCTGGGCGAGTGCAACACCGACTATGCGCAGGGCGGCATCGCCTCGGTCATGTACGAGCCCGACACGTTCGAGAAACACATCCGCGACACGATGGTCTGCGGGGCCGGCATCTGCGACCCGGCGGCCGTCGAGCAGGTCGTCACGCGCGCCCCTTCGGTCATCAAACAGCTGATCCAGTGGGGGACCAAGTTCGACAAGGACGCGTCGGGACGGTACGATCTGAACCGCGAGGGCGGGCACAGCGAGCACCGCATCCTGCACCACGACGACCTGACCGGTCACGAGATCGAGCGCGCCCTGATGAAACGCGTCAAACGCCACCACAACATCGACATCTACGAGCACCATTTCGCCGTCGACATCCTCACGCAGCACCACCTGGGCCGGCTCGTCAAAAAGAGCACGCCCGACATCACCTGCTTCGGAGCCTACGTGCTGAACCTCAAGAAACACGAAATATACACCGTGCTGGCCAAAGTGACCGTCATGGCGACCGGCGGCGTGGGCAATATCTACCACACGACGACCAACCCGTCCGTAGCCACGGGCGACGGCGTGGCGATGGTGCACCGGGCCAAGGGCGTGATCGAGAACATGGAGTTCATCCAGTTCCACCCCACCTCGCTCTACAATCCCGGCGAGCGCCCGTCGTTCCTGATCACCGAGGCGATGCGGGGCTTCGGAGGCCTGCTGAGACTGCAGAACGGCAAGGAGTTCATGCAGAAGTACCACCCGATGGGATCGCTCGCTCCGCGCGACGTGGTAGCCCGCAGCATCGACCACGAGCTCAAGATCTCGGGCGAGGAGTTCGTTTACCTCGACATCACGCACAAGGACCCCAAAGAGGTGATGAGCCATTTCCCGAATATTTACAAGAAGTGCCTGTCGATCGGCATCGACCTGACCAAAGACATGATCCCCGTCGTCCCGGCCGCGCACTACTGCTGCGGGGGTATCAAGGTAAACCTCAACGGCGAATCGTCGATCCGTCGCCTGTATGCGCTGGGCGAAGCCTCGTCGACCGGACTGCACGGAGGCAACCGGCTCGCGTCGAACTCGATGATGGAGGCGGCCGTCTACGCCGACGCGGCGGCCCGTCACGCCATTTCGGTCATCGACTCGATCGAGCTTCAGCGCGATATCCCGGCATGGGACTACGAAGGTACGGCCGTACCCGAGGAGATGGCCCTGATCACGCAGGACTACAAGGAAATGCAGCAGATCATGACCAACTACGTGGGCATCGTCCGCTCGGACGTCCGCCTCGAGCGGGCCAAGCGGCGGCTCGAGATCATCTTCAAGGAGACCGAGGAGCTATACCTGAAGTCCACGCTGAGCCAGCATCTGTGCGAGCTGCGCAACATGATCGCCGTAGGCTACCTGATCATCAAGCAGGCCGAGGCGCGCCACGAGAGCGTAGGCCTGCACTACTCGATCGACTATCCGGCCAAACCGGTCGAAATCTGA
- a CDS encoding ThuA domain-containing protein — protein sequence MKTRFALIASLCLLAGCSAQGPDNRTADLRGKRVLVFTGHGEGYVHENIAASAAMILELAAQEDFAADTTSDKRVFCDDSLERYDAIVYANASYVGLDSAQRSAFERFIRRGGGFAGLHAATCTDNDWTWFTRMIGGRFDFHPPLQRLTMKVVDRTHPSASMLPDTLTTEDELYCFKRLDPQARVLAVWETAGVDWGSGPKPEVMSPSLPAVWCSEFDGGRIWYTAAGHRPSDYADTLYREQVLGGLRWIMAGQARDTETAE from the coding sequence ATGAAAACCCGATTCGCTCTGATCGCCTCGCTCTGCCTGCTGGCAGGCTGCTCCGCACAAGGCCCCGACAACCGGACCGCCGACCTGCGAGGCAAGCGCGTACTCGTCTTCACCGGTCACGGCGAAGGCTACGTGCACGAAAATATCGCGGCCTCGGCCGCCATGATACTCGAGCTGGCCGCGCAGGAAGACTTCGCAGCCGACACGACATCGGACAAGCGCGTCTTCTGCGACGACTCGCTCGAACGCTACGATGCGATCGTTTACGCGAACGCCAGCTACGTCGGGCTCGACTCCGCGCAGCGGTCGGCCTTCGAGCGCTTCATCCGGCGCGGAGGAGGATTCGCCGGGTTGCACGCAGCGACCTGCACCGACAACGACTGGACCTGGTTCACGCGGATGATCGGCGGTCGCTTCGACTTTCATCCCCCGCTCCAGCGTCTGACGATGAAAGTCGTCGACCGGACCCACCCCTCCGCTTCGATGCTTCCCGATACGCTGACAACCGAGGACGAGCTGTACTGTTTCAAGCGGCTCGACCCGCAGGCCCGCGTACTGGCCGTGTGGGAAACGGCCGGGGTAGACTGGGGCTCGGGGCCGAAGCCCGAAGTGATGTCGCCGAGCCTGCCGGCCGTCTGGTGCAGCGAGTTCGACGGCGGCCGGATCTGGTACACCGCCGCAGGACACCGCCCGTCCGACTATGCCGATACGCTCTACCGCGAGCAGGTGCTCGGCGGGCTCCGCTGGATCATGGCCGGCCAAGCGCGCGATACAGAAACGGCCGAGTGA
- a CDS encoding peptide chain release factor 3 has product MELKQEIERRRTFAIISHPDAGKTTLTEKLLLFGGAIHVAGAVKSNKIKRGATSDFMEIERQRGISVATSVMGFEYGDVKINILDTPGHEDFAEDTYRTLTAVDSVIIVIDGAKGVETQTRKLMEVCRMRNTPVMVFVNKLDRPCKDPFDLLDEIERELKIQVRPLAWPISTGPTFKGVYDLYADRLSLFFAEDRQTAEGQTLDIKLDDPAIDEYINPFTQHLRDDLELVEGVYPPFDLDSYRKGEVAPVFFGSALNNFGVRELLDCFVRIAPSPGKSHTLQRDVSPYEEKLTGFVFKIHANMDPNHRDRIAFLKICSGRFERNKPYLHVPSGKTIKFASPTAFMAEKKSVIDEAYPGDIVGLHDTGNFKIGDTFTEGETLRFTGIPSFSPELFRYIENADPMKFKQLAKGIDQLMDEGVAQLFTSRMNGRKIIGTVGALQFEVIEYRLQHEYGAKCRYEPIQIHKACWVESDDEEQMNDFRKRKFNSMAFDKHGREVFLADTSYALSLAQEKFPGIRFHFTSEF; this is encoded by the coding sequence ATGGAACTGAAACAGGAAATAGAGCGTAGGCGAACCTTCGCCATCATCAGCCACCCGGACGCGGGCAAGACGACGCTGACCGAAAAGCTGCTGCTCTTCGGCGGCGCGATCCATGTGGCGGGAGCCGTCAAGTCGAACAAGATCAAGCGGGGAGCCACGTCCGACTTCATGGAAATCGAGCGGCAGCGCGGCATCTCAGTCGCCACGTCGGTCATGGGCTTCGAGTACGGAGACGTCAAGATCAACATCCTCGACACCCCCGGCCACGAGGACTTCGCCGAGGACACCTACCGGACGCTGACGGCCGTCGACAGCGTGATCATCGTGATCGACGGCGCTAAGGGCGTCGAGACGCAGACGCGCAAGCTGATGGAAGTATGCCGGATGCGCAACACGCCGGTCATGGTCTTCGTCAACAAGCTCGACCGCCCGTGCAAGGACCCGTTCGACCTGCTCGACGAGATCGAGCGCGAGCTGAAGATTCAGGTCCGGCCGCTGGCCTGGCCGATCAGCACGGGTCCGACGTTCAAGGGCGTGTACGACCTGTACGCCGACCGGCTTTCGCTGTTCTTCGCCGAAGACAGGCAGACGGCCGAAGGACAGACGCTCGACATAAAGCTCGACGACCCGGCGATCGACGAGTACATCAATCCGTTCACGCAGCACCTGCGCGACGACCTGGAGCTCGTCGAAGGCGTCTATCCTCCGTTCGACCTCGACAGCTACCGCAAGGGCGAGGTCGCGCCGGTCTTTTTCGGCAGCGCGCTGAACAATTTCGGAGTCCGCGAGCTGCTCGACTGCTTCGTCCGCATCGCGCCGTCGCCCGGCAAGTCGCATACGCTCCAGCGCGACGTGTCGCCCTACGAGGAGAAACTGACCGGATTCGTGTTCAAGATTCATGCGAACATGGACCCGAACCACCGCGACCGGATCGCGTTTCTGAAAATCTGCTCGGGTCGCTTCGAGCGCAACAAGCCCTACTTGCACGTGCCTTCGGGCAAAACGATCAAGTTCGCGTCGCCCACGGCCTTCATGGCCGAGAAAAAATCGGTGATCGACGAGGCATACCCCGGCGACATCGTCGGGCTGCACGACACGGGTAACTTCAAGATCGGCGACACCTTCACCGAAGGCGAGACGCTGCGATTCACCGGCATTCCGAGCTTCTCGCCCGAGCTGTTCCGCTACATCGAGAACGCCGATCCGATGAAGTTCAAGCAACTGGCCAAGGGTATCGACCAGCTGATGGACGAAGGCGTCGCGCAGCTGTTCACGAGCCGGATGAACGGGCGCAAGATCATCGGCACGGTCGGAGCCCTGCAATTCGAGGTCATCGAGTACCGTTTGCAGCACGAATACGGCGCCAAGTGCCGCTACGAGCCGATCCAAATTCATAAGGCATGCTGGGTCGAGTCCGACGACGAGGAGCAGATGAACGACTTCCGCAAGCGCAAGTTCAACAGTATGGCGTTCGACAAGCACGGCCGCGAGGTCTTTCTGGCCGACACGTCCTACGCGCTGTCGCTCGCTCAGGAAAAGTTTCCCGGCATCCGGTTCCACTTCACCAGCGAATTCTGA
- a CDS encoding glycosyl hydrolase family 28-related protein has product MTFSTRTGRAAALAVAALAVLSACRSEEKTGATPNNCSKKCSLTETRPLAGFNDGADGFVCGENADSLQLIASAPTWSGRLHEGSHCLQVSGPDMPANRWRTVFREYPEGLDLSDTPFVSFAVHTEGGAYGADYYVRLTVGRGGRKFESMAKVTPKEWNVTIFDLSECPFADRIDRVEFALCNASDSVWENALYQLDGFEAGKPIDLSFGLKGSTELFTAEGGAVSQGDGTLEFAFDEGGSLSTPSLAGSRNGIYNPKLEDRNTMFFVMENRSPADRLRIRFVTAKDSVYNDEKSKIFDIDPNSPQKGYFFNFSDLPQAEGALTGFRIEPLGGAGELSIDRITFEQETVLEPFAGSIDRCTATPERIEIRGTISPEYASKYARIAVYEAPMYKGDRGIEKLKKLYEGPLDRQFVIDDIPTKRNEKMTHLSSRLLAVALNGPDDYLKIAPYFYIENWRDFTDNPYSFELPELSVSVLDYGAKGDAFTDDTRSIQAAIDDVSSRGGGRVVLPGDSGSLYERRYVATHLMMRSNVDLHIEKGAILWQSQDESDYSYAPAYGHDVVIPRVPWTHSLYVNLPLIQGKDIENVKITGQGKIRSLDTYSVDPRLDHYARVCTDRIHVIPIGFWKVRNIELSDVEIVRTNNYHTSFYYCENLFIGNVKMHEVKCVSGDGIGLSIGTHDVKVARIFLESNDDGIVMTSSYADPRGGVWWWGDNDWDRSVRNVEVCHSYINSGGGKAIALIPWGSTNPDQQKQETDNVNVYDNVLMGGYSVGTWCDNPFDGKPFDNTEENDYAPVKNFRIVNNEYLSPCDLLSIRPTNFITDCGLHSSETFRNGDFAHGHTYWTMEGDAGEQDGSGYARGEGRLYEGLYLKKGRHVFTADVRSKGELFVENATNGQTVESLAFDTDEWTPRRIVIDAVADDTYYLGIKGPDARIRNAVLDRPDPVE; this is encoded by the coding sequence ATGACTTTCTCCACCCGAACGGGGCGCGCCGCCGCCCTCGCCGTAGCGGCTCTCGCCGTCTTGTCGGCCTGCCGGTCCGAAGAAAAGACCGGAGCCACGCCGAACAACTGCTCCAAAAAATGCTCGCTGACCGAGACGCGCCCTCTGGCCGGATTCAACGACGGCGCGGACGGATTCGTCTGCGGCGAGAACGCCGACTCGCTCCAACTGATCGCCTCGGCACCGACCTGGTCGGGACGCCTGCACGAAGGATCGCACTGCCTGCAGGTGAGCGGTCCCGACATGCCCGCCAACCGCTGGAGAACGGTCTTCCGGGAATATCCCGAAGGACTCGACCTGAGCGATACGCCTTTCGTGTCGTTCGCCGTCCATACCGAAGGCGGAGCTTACGGGGCCGACTACTACGTCCGGCTGACGGTCGGCCGCGGCGGACGGAAATTCGAAAGCATGGCCAAAGTGACGCCCAAGGAGTGGAACGTGACTATCTTCGATCTGAGCGAGTGCCCGTTCGCGGACCGGATCGACCGGGTCGAGTTCGCGCTCTGCAACGCCAGCGACTCGGTATGGGAAAACGCGCTCTACCAGCTGGACGGATTCGAGGCCGGCAAACCGATCGACCTGTCGTTCGGGCTCAAAGGTTCGACCGAGCTGTTCACGGCCGAGGGGGGCGCCGTTTCTCAGGGCGACGGAACGCTGGAGTTCGCGTTCGACGAGGGAGGTTCGCTCAGTACGCCGTCGCTCGCCGGAAGCCGCAACGGCATCTACAATCCGAAGCTCGAGGACCGCAACACGATGTTCTTCGTCATGGAGAACCGCAGTCCGGCCGACCGGCTCCGCATTCGCTTCGTCACGGCGAAAGACTCCGTCTATAACGACGAAAAATCGAAAATTTTCGATATCGACCCGAACTCGCCCCAAAAGGGATATTTCTTCAATTTTTCCGATCTGCCGCAGGCCGAAGGCGCTCTGACCGGTTTCCGCATCGAACCGCTCGGAGGTGCGGGCGAACTGTCGATCGACCGCATTACGTTCGAGCAGGAAACCGTCTTGGAACCTTTCGCAGGCAGCATCGACCGCTGTACGGCTACGCCCGAGCGGATCGAAATCCGGGGCACGATTTCGCCCGAATACGCATCGAAATACGCCCGCATCGCCGTCTATGAAGCGCCGATGTACAAAGGCGACCGGGGTATCGAAAAACTGAAAAAGCTCTACGAGGGTCCGCTCGACCGGCAGTTCGTCATCGACGACATTCCGACGAAACGGAACGAGAAAATGACGCACCTGAGCAGCCGGCTGCTGGCCGTCGCGCTGAACGGGCCGGACGATTACCTGAAAATCGCGCCCTACTTCTATATCGAGAACTGGCGCGACTTTACGGACAACCCCTACTCGTTCGAACTGCCCGAGCTGAGCGTCAGCGTGCTGGACTACGGCGCGAAAGGCGATGCGTTCACCGACGACACGCGGAGCATTCAGGCGGCCATCGACGACGTTTCGTCTCGAGGTGGCGGCCGGGTCGTGCTGCCCGGAGACAGCGGATCCCTGTACGAACGGCGCTACGTTGCCACGCATCTGATGATGCGCAGCAACGTCGACCTGCACATCGAAAAGGGCGCGATCCTGTGGCAGTCGCAGGACGAAAGCGACTACTCCTACGCTCCGGCCTACGGCCACGACGTCGTGATACCGCGCGTTCCGTGGACGCACAGTCTGTACGTGAACCTGCCGCTGATCCAAGGCAAGGACATCGAGAACGTCAAGATCACCGGACAGGGCAAAATCCGCTCGCTCGACACGTACAGCGTCGATCCGAGGCTCGACCACTACGCCCGCGTCTGCACGGACCGTATCCACGTGATCCCGATCGGATTCTGGAAAGTGCGCAACATCGAGCTGAGCGACGTCGAGATCGTCCGCACCAACAACTACCACACGTCGTTCTACTATTGCGAGAACCTGTTCATAGGCAACGTGAAGATGCACGAGGTGAAATGCGTCAGCGGCGACGGCATCGGCCTGAGCATCGGCACGCACGACGTGAAGGTGGCCCGCATCTTCCTCGAGTCGAACGACGACGGCATCGTAATGACCAGCAGCTACGCCGATCCGCGCGGAGGCGTCTGGTGGTGGGGCGACAACGACTGGGACCGCTCGGTGCGCAACGTCGAGGTGTGCCACAGTTATATCAACTCGGGCGGCGGCAAGGCCATCGCGCTGATTCCTTGGGGCTCGACGAACCCCGACCAGCAGAAGCAGGAAACCGATAACGTGAACGTCTACGACAACGTGCTCATGGGAGGATACTCCGTCGGCACATGGTGCGACAATCCGTTCGACGGCAAGCCTTTCGACAACACGGAGGAGAACGACTACGCCCCGGTCAAGAACTTCCGTATCGTGAACAACGAGTACCTGAGCCCGTGCGACCTGCTGAGCATCAGGCCGACCAACTTTATCACCGACTGCGGGCTGCACAGCAGCGAGACGTTCCGTAACGGCGACTTCGCGCACGGCCACACCTACTGGACGATGGAGGGCGATGCCGGCGAGCAGGACGGCTCGGGATACGCCCGAGGCGAGGGACGCCTCTACGAAGGACTATACCTGAAAAAGGGCCGGCACGTCTTCACGGCCGACGTCCGTTCGAAAGGCGAACTGTTCGTCGAGAACGCGACGAACGGGCAAACGGTCGAAAGCCTCGCCTTCGACACGGACGAATGGACCCCCCGGCGGATCGTGATCGACGCCGTCGCCGACGACACGTACTACCTCGGCATAAAAGGCCCCGACGCCCGAATCCGCAACGCCGTGCTCGACCGTCCGGACCCGGTCGAATAG